The region GGATCGCCGGCGTGGGCTTTCCCGAGGGGAAGCGGAAACGCCGTGACCCAAACGGCGAGGAGGAGCAGGGCGGCGCGAACTGCCCCGCCCCGCCTGCTCGGCCGGCCGTTACCGATTCGCCGGGGCCCCGTATCCGGTCCCGTCCAGCGGCCGGTCTTCCCCGTTCCCCGTGCCGTTACCAGGGCCATAGGTGAACCCCCTTTTCTCCATCGCCCCCTCCTTGGGGCCGGCGGGGTCGATGCAGGATCCGTCGCGAAGGCGCAGGCGCTCCTGCGCCCGAACCGGTGAGTGGTTCCGGCCGCCGGACCCGGACCCGAATCCCGCGCCTCTCCCCGCCCCGCCCGCCGCCATTGCCGCAGGAAGTGCCACTACGGCCGATATCGTTGCCGCGAGGATTGCCGTTCCAAGCCGCTTCTTCATCTTCGCTGCCTCCTTCTTGGAGTTGACCGCTGTCCGAAAGAAAGGCAAGAAGGATGCCGGCGAATTTCATGGCTGGGAACCTCCACGGAAACGCGTAGATATGTGCCTTATCCTTTTACTTAGGGCAGGCGCAGACGCGCAAAGACTGCGCCCCGTCGCGCACGGATTGCACCGCCCGTTCAAAGCCCATACTCCTTGATGCGGTACTGCAGCGTCCGCAGGGAGATGCCGAGGATCCGCGCGGCGTTCTTTCGGTTTCCTCCGACGTCGGACAGGACGTTGCGGATCGCTTCCCTCTCGGTCTCCCGCAGGATCCCTCCCGGCGGGGAAGAGGGGAGGGCCAGGGGTTCGAGATTCAGATGCTCCGCTTCGACCGACCCACCGGAGAGGATCACGGCCCGCTCGATCACGTTCTGCAGCTCCCGGACATTTCCCGGCCAGCCGTAGTCCCGGAGTGCCGATCCGGCTTCCTCCGAGAACCCCGTGACCCGCTTTCCGAAGGCTGCGGAAAATTTCTCCCGGAAATATTCCGCAAGGGGAAGGATCGCCTCCCGCCGTTGCGCCAGGGGAGGCAGCTCGATCGGGAAGACGTTGAGCCGGTAGAACAGGTCTTCCCGGAACCGTCCCGAGGCGACCTGGGCTCTGAGGTCCCTGTTCGTCGCGGCCAGGACCCGCACGTCGACCGGGATGGGCAGCGCCCCCCCCACCCGTTCGATCTCCCGCTCCTGAAGGACCCGGAGCAGCTTGACCTGGACCGCGGGAGCGATCTCTCCGATTTCGTCGAGGAATAGGGTTCCTCCCCCGGCAAGCTCGAACCTCCCCTTTCGGGCAGCCGATGCCCCCGTGAACGCACCCCGCTCATGGCCGAAGAGCTCGCTTTCGAGAAGCGCCTCCGGCAGGGAGGAAAGGTGGACGGCCACGAAGGGGGCGTTTCGCCTCGGGCTGAGGCGGTGGATCGCGCGGGCGACGAGTTCCTTCCCTGTCCCGCTCGCCCCCGTGATCAGCACGGTTGCGGGCGTGGGGGCCACTTCCCGGACCAGGCCGTGCACCGGCTCCATCCTCTCTCCCAGGAAGATCGTTTCCACCGGGGGAAAGCGGCTCCCGAGCTCCTCCGATAGCAGGGAGATCCGCGCTTCCTTGTCCGCCTCCCGCAGCACCCGCCGGACGACGTGCCGGAGCTCCTCCGGGCTGCCGAAGGGCTTCGTCAGGTAGTCGGACGCTCCCGCCTTCATCGCCTCCACGGCGCTTCCGATCGATCCGTAGGCGGTGACGATGATCCAGTTGGAGACCGGGCTGGCCCGTTTCCCCTCCCTCAACAGGTCGAGACCGGACAGGCCGGGCATCCGGAGGTCCGTCACGACCAGGTCGAACTCCCCCGCCGAGAGCTTGGCGAGCCCCTCCGTCCCGTTTCCCGCTTCCACGACCCTATGCCCCTCCTCCCGAAGCACCGCCGAGAGGAAAGAGCGCATCGGGGCGTCGTCATCGACGATCAGTACGGACTTCCCCATGAAGATCTCCCTCTGCGGCCGGCAGCAGGATGGTGAGGACGGCGCCTCCGCCGTCCCCGTTCGACAGGTCGATCCGCCCGCCCATTCCTTCAACCGCCTTCTTCGAATATGCTAGTCCAAGCCCCGTGCCGTCCGTCTTTGTCGTGTGAAAGGGGGTGAACAGGCGGGCCGTCTCCTCCGGCGGGATCCCCGGCCCCGTGTCCGCGATTCGGATGGCGATCCGCCGCTTCATCCCGAGGCAGGAGATCTCCAGATGCCCCGAATCTCCCATGGCTTGGAGGGAGTTGCGGACGCCATTCGC is a window of Deltaproteobacteria bacterium GWC2_65_14 DNA encoding:
- a CDS encoding sigma-54-dependent Fis family transcriptional regulator; the encoded protein is MGKSVLIVDDDAPMRSFLSAVLREEGHRVVEAGNGTEGLAKLSAGEFDLVVTDLRMPGLSGLDLLREGKRASPVSNWIIVTAYGSIGSAVEAMKAGASDYLTKPFGSPEELRHVVRRVLREADKEARISLLSEELGSRFPPVETIFLGERMEPVHGLVREVAPTPATVLITGASGTGKELVARAIHRLSPRRNAPFVAVHLSSLPEALLESELFGHERGAFTGASAARKGRFELAGGGTLFLDEIGEIAPAVQVKLLRVLQEREIERVGGALPIPVDVRVLAATNRDLRAQVASGRFREDLFYRLNVFPIELPPLAQRREAILPLAEYFREKFSAAFGKRVTGFSEEAGSALRDYGWPGNVRELQNVIERAVILSGGSVEAEHLNLEPLALPSSPPGGILRETEREAIRNVLSDVGGNRKNAARILGISLRTLQYRIKEYGL